One part of the Rutidosis leptorrhynchoides isolate AG116_Rl617_1_P2 chromosome 1, CSIRO_AGI_Rlap_v1, whole genome shotgun sequence genome encodes these proteins:
- the LOC139863507 gene encoding protein transport protein SEC13 homolog A-like: MPKQKIETGHTDIIHDVSMDYYGKRVASASSDATVKISSLNSQHLATLSGHNGPVWQAVWAHPKFGSLLASCSYDGTVIIWKESSLNNWTPTDTFNDHKSSVNSIAWAPHELGLCLACGSSDGNISVHTARSDGGWDTTRIDQAHPVGVTSITWAPSMEPGSLIGSGEFDPVQKLAYGGNDNTVKIWKFSNGEWKLDCLSALKMHTDLVRDVAWAPNLGLPMSTIASGSQDGTVVIWTGEKEGKQWKGKALNDFKAPVWRVSWSLTGNLLAVASGDDNVTLWKEAADGEWQEVSSVE; the protein is encoded by the coding sequence ATGCCTAAGCAAAAGATCGAAACGGGACACACCGACATCATCCATGATGTCAGCATGGATTATTATGGAAAACGGGTTGCATCTGCCTCATCTGATGCCACTGTCAAGATAAGCAGTTTGAACTCACAGCACCTTGCGACGCTTTCCGGTCATAATGGGCCTGTTTGGCAAGCTGTTTGGGCCCACCCCAAATTCGGATCACTTCTCGCATCATGTTCATACGATGGCACTGTAATCATTTGGAAAGAAAGTTCTTTAAACAACTGGACACCAACTGATACCTTCAATGATCACAAATCATCTGTAAACTCGATTGCGTGGGCCCCTCACGAGCTCGGTCTTTGCTTGGCATGTGGGTCTTCCGACGGGAATATTTCAGTCCACACCGCCAGGTCTGACGGTGGTTGGGACACCACAAGGATAGACCAAGCTCACCCTGTTGGTGTAACCTCTATTACGTGGGCCCCTTCGATGGAACCTGGGTCACTAATCGGGTCGGGTGAGTTTGACCCAGTTCAGAAACTGGCTTATGGTGGTAATGATAACACCGTGAAAATCTGGAAATTTTCTAATGGTGAATGGAAATTGGACTGCCTTTCGGCTCTTAAAATGCATACTGATTTGGTTAGGGATGTGGCGTGGGCTCCTAATTTGGGCCTTCCTATGTCCACAATTGCAAGCGGTTCACAGGATGGTACAGTTGTAATATGGACTGGGGAAAAAGAAGGTAAGCAATGGAAGGGTAAAGCGTTAAATGACTTTAAAGCCCCTGTTTGGAGGGTCTCGTGGTCTCTTACTGGGAACCTGCTGGCTGTTGCTTCTGGGGACGATAACGTCACTTTATGGAAAGAAGCTGCTGATGGAGAATGGCAAGAAGTATCGAGTGTTGAATAA